A window from Corynebacterium urealyticum DSM 7109 encodes these proteins:
- a CDS encoding ABC transporter permease encodes MWLNISIEGAETYPSSPQATLHKSWQLFIVLGPLLGFLSAWEASRFREILTQLGRPRYAGKVWLRSIAPLQLIAFLLVTLHFVLNDGFGSRAWPQGVLIIALHALVWASLGTACGLYLPSLIALPVAMFLSFVLQAYPPALSQPEWRYMFGQTAGLCCGIDRELNSSFVAASATMLAALLMAAWVLIYVGSSGCRGTTAAVAAGVAVALLGGFASYSQVAGAGYDVTVQRSEKDLVCSDSQCLWPETPEEVVAANRDVLSSLGKPQASLWDIHSSAAPEDLQKEQPQQYLLVRSTDPDTVELVLILQHLQADDALRRTPSCWFGEDGPVPVADAFDGVSPDDLKRLVLEPSGHLRQELDHEALISKVNEGCVAS; translated from the coding sequence TTGTGGCTCAACATCAGCATCGAGGGTGCTGAAACCTACCCGAGTTCCCCGCAAGCCACGCTCCATAAGTCTTGGCAGTTGTTCATTGTCCTGGGGCCCTTGCTTGGGTTCCTGAGCGCGTGGGAGGCGTCCCGGTTTCGCGAAATCCTGACTCAGCTGGGCAGGCCACGTTATGCCGGGAAAGTATGGTTGCGGTCGATTGCTCCACTCCAGCTGATTGCATTTTTGCTCGTCACTCTACATTTTGTTCTCAACGATGGATTCGGCTCCAGGGCCTGGCCGCAAGGCGTGTTGATTATCGCGCTGCATGCGCTCGTTTGGGCTTCACTCGGTACGGCATGCGGCCTCTATCTTCCAAGCCTGATCGCCTTGCCCGTGGCAATGTTCCTGAGCTTTGTTCTGCAGGCTTACCCGCCGGCACTGTCGCAGCCTGAATGGCGCTACATGTTCGGCCAGACTGCAGGGCTGTGCTGCGGTATTGACCGCGAACTGAACTCCTCCTTCGTGGCGGCGAGTGCCACGATGCTCGCCGCATTGCTCATGGCAGCGTGGGTGCTCATTTATGTCGGTAGCTCCGGGTGTCGAGGAACGACCGCCGCCGTGGCCGCTGGAGTAGCCGTTGCGCTGTTGGGAGGGTTTGCTAGCTATTCGCAAGTTGCAGGGGCTGGTTATGACGTGACCGTCCAAAGGTCTGAGAAAGACTTGGTCTGCAGCGATAGCCAGTGTTTATGGCCCGAAACGCCCGAGGAGGTCGTGGCTGCTAATCGTGATGTGCTGAGCTCTCTCGGCAAGCCGCAGGCGTCCCTGTGGGACATACACAGCTCAGCTGCACCGGAAGACCTGCAGAAGGAGCAACCACAGCAATATCTCCTTGTGCGATCCACCGACCCCGACACGGTTGAACTCGTGCTCATCCTGCAGCATCTTCAGGCAGATGACGCACTACGCCGCACCCCGAGCTGCTGGTTCGGCGAGGACGGGCCCGTGCCGGTCGCCGATGCCTTTGACGGGGTCTCCCCTGATGACCTCAAGCGCTTGGTGTTGGAGCCATCGGGTCACCTTCGGCAAGAGCTCGATCATGAGGCGCTCATTAGCAAGGTCAACGAGGGCTGCGTGGCGTCGTGA
- a CDS encoding ATP-binding cassette domain-containing protein, translating to MPTASFRFAYPQSTQRIDIRDLAINDAATVVLGVNGAGKTTMLRCLAGQFKLQRGKLPSADGTVYVAQKFMPISGFNVADYISYVGWLQGAPMRQAQKDALTWAEFVGLQGDVTRQECRQLSGGQQAKLQLAAALNSQARWLLLDEPSATLDPIAKQELRQLYRDVINRGIRLWVSSHQPLEVGEPFEQVIVLDHGCLAFQGRIDDFIGFSDDRTDASDTTWRGEPISPTVLQLSAVHRSEA from the coding sequence ATGCCTACAGCCTCTTTCCGCTTCGCCTACCCGCAGAGTACCCAACGGATCGACATCCGCGATCTCGCCATCAACGATGCTGCCACAGTCGTTCTCGGTGTCAACGGAGCAGGTAAAACGACCATGTTGCGCTGCCTCGCTGGACAATTCAAACTGCAACGAGGGAAGCTGCCCAGCGCGGATGGCACCGTCTACGTTGCCCAAAAGTTCATGCCCATCAGCGGTTTTAACGTGGCGGATTACATTTCTTACGTCGGTTGGCTGCAAGGGGCTCCCATGCGACAGGCCCAGAAGGACGCCCTCACCTGGGCCGAGTTCGTGGGTTTGCAGGGAGATGTAACCCGCCAGGAATGTCGACAGCTGAGCGGTGGGCAGCAGGCGAAGCTCCAGCTGGCCGCCGCCTTGAATTCTCAGGCGCGCTGGCTGTTACTCGACGAACCCAGTGCGACTCTGGACCCAATCGCGAAGCAGGAGCTACGGCAGCTCTATCGCGACGTCATCAACCGAGGCATCCGGTTGTGGGTTTCCAGCCACCAGCCCTTGGAAGTCGGCGAACCATTTGAGCAGGTCATCGTGTTAGATCATGGCTGTCTCGCATTTCAGGGGCGAATCGACGACTTCATTGGCTTCAGTGATGACCGAACTGACGCCTCCGATACGACCTGGCGAGGAGAACCTATCTCCCCCACTGTTCTGCAGTTGTCTGCCGTCCACCGGTCGGAGGCGTGA
- a CDS encoding ribokinase, giving the protein MNPGKNPNTAPTDAANTPASVDANSNAAPAVLVCGSINVDTFVGLDEFPHPGETIIGRRGLQGLGGKGANQAVASARMGVETILLGAVGETSADNPNQPLDPLALLAIKELDEHGVNTAHIARTNQPTGQAFIMNDASGENIIIVTSGANELTSPAELTGLATELADERPIPVVLAQGELTPEHSAELPALAEAIGARLILNLAPVTTKDADLVAASDPIILNELEAADITGLPRETPTEELFAALEDLARTCVVTLGPAGAAVIDEDGVTRVPAPQMENIVDTTGAGDAFCGTLAAEVATGSSLVDATRVAVAAGSLATQKAGAAASYATEAEIRDLALGQENRS; this is encoded by the coding sequence ATGAACCCCGGTAAGAACCCGAACACCGCGCCCACCGACGCGGCGAACACTCCTGCATCCGTCGACGCGAACAGCAACGCTGCGCCTGCCGTCCTCGTGTGCGGCAGCATCAACGTCGACACCTTCGTGGGCCTCGATGAGTTCCCGCACCCCGGCGAGACCATCATCGGCCGCCGCGGGCTGCAGGGACTCGGCGGCAAGGGCGCGAACCAGGCCGTCGCCTCCGCCCGCATGGGCGTGGAGACGATCCTGCTGGGTGCCGTGGGGGAGACCAGCGCCGATAACCCCAACCAGCCGCTCGATCCGCTGGCGCTGCTGGCGATCAAGGAGCTCGACGAGCACGGGGTGAACACCGCCCACATCGCCCGCACCAACCAGCCCACCGGCCAGGCGTTCATCATGAACGACGCGTCGGGCGAGAACATCATCATCGTCACCTCCGGGGCCAACGAGCTGACCAGCCCGGCTGAGCTGACGGGCCTGGCCACCGAGCTGGCCGATGAGCGCCCCATCCCGGTTGTGCTGGCCCAAGGCGAGCTCACCCCGGAGCACTCCGCGGAACTGCCCGCGTTGGCCGAGGCCATCGGGGCCCGGCTGATCCTGAACCTCGCACCGGTGACGACGAAGGACGCCGACCTGGTCGCGGCGTCCGACCCGATCATTCTCAACGAGCTGGAGGCCGCGGACATCACCGGGCTGCCCCGCGAAACCCCCACCGAGGAGCTCTTCGCCGCGCTCGAGGACCTCGCCCGCACCTGCGTGGTCACCCTGGGCCCGGCGGGCGCGGCCGTCATCGACGAGGACGGGGTCACGCGCGTGCCCGCCCCGCAGATGGAGAACATCGTGGACACCACGGGTGCCGGGGATGCGTTCTGTGGCACGCTCGCGGCCGAGGTAGCCACCGGTTCCTCCCTGGTGGACGCCACCCGCGTGGCTGTTGCGGCCGGGTCCTTGGCGACCCAGAAGGCCGGCGCGGCGGCGTCGTACGCGACGGAAGCAGAGATC